The Drosophila suzukii chromosome X, CBGP_Dsuzu_IsoJpt1.0, whole genome shotgun sequence DNA window TGAGTAGTGAAGGTATCATTGGGGATCAGTGGGTCGAGCGACATGGTTAGTTCTCCAGTCAGTTCTGGGCTCATTACGTTATGGATTTGCAAATTAGGTGCTGGATGATTATCGAACTGCAACGATCCCTGGAGTGCAGCAAGTGCAAGTGGTTGGCTCATTCAACGCCTGCTACGGCAGACCACAGTCACAGACGCCGCAGCCCACAGACCTCAACCAGTTTCAGATTCAGTTTCGATTTCAATACaacaattttacaatttgttaCAACTGAGCGCGACTGGCGGCCAGCTGAGCAGAGTGGCGCTTGGAACTCGGAGCTGGGAGCTCGGCAGAGCTGATGTTTTTGTTACGGAGGCAGCGGCTGGGTTTTCGGCGCAACTCAACCTGGCTGTGGCGCATGCGTGgatgattagtgaagtgcgaGACATCGCGGCAATCGGACGTTGCAGACGCGTGGAAGATCGAATCTTCCAGACCCTGATTGAGGCTCaaattcagattcagattcagatacAGATAAACCCCCGGATTGCATCCATACTTAATCAGAGATACGGCTACAAAGATACAGAAACGAAATGGCGCCGAGCCTgtctttaatttttgttaGTGTCGTGCTCCTAAACGCAGTGGCCTCCTTCGCCTGGAAGCCCATCGCGGGATCCCCCAGCGGGATTAGCAGCAGTGGCAGCTCAGCCTCTTACAGCCTCAAGCAATCGCATCCGGGGTCGGCGAGCAGCAGCCATGAGATGTCCACCAGTTTTTCGCAGTTCACACCGGCCAGCGAAAAGGAAGCCATCGACGTCGACGAGGACGACCTGCTCCTGGGCAGAGCGGCTATTGTGAATGGCGTGGATGCGGGCGCCTCGGTGGCATCACAGCATGCATCTGGCCTCAGCTTTCCCGATCATGTGGAGGACCAGTACGAATCGTACAGCATTGAGGACGAGACGCCCAAGGAGCCGTTGACCTTCACGCGAACGCCACTGTACGGTGCCGACCGGTGCAGCGTCAAGAAGTTCGCTTTTAATCAGGACGGCGAAGTAGAGTACACCAATCGGATGCCAGAGCTGGACCAGTTCACCCTCTGCTTCTGGATGCGATTCACTAACCACAGCGGCGACCACGTCCTCTTGACCTATGAGGGTGAGTCAGTTTGGGTTGGGCTTGGCTTGGGTGGTAGTTTATGGGTGGGTATGGGGATCAGCCTCTCACCGTGACTTGCTATGGCGAGACAATAGATCCACAATGACCACTGTTGCATAAGCGGCAAGACAACGGGAGATGGGGGGGGAGTGGTCGGCTCAGAGTCTGGTCTCTGGTGACGGACGTCGAACTTTTGATGGGCCACCGCTTTGGCTAAAGAGACCTTCGCTGTGGgcaatgaaatttcatttgtgAATTTGTGGGCCACGCTCCGGCGATCGCACCTGGCTGCGAAAGTGAAAGGAAGTCCACTTCCTGATGCAAGTCAGCAAAAGACGACAGGTAGCCACCGCTCTTGGTTTGATGGTCAACGATGCtgagatgatgatgatgatgaaggCTGGTAAAGATTATGATGGTCTTTGGATGAGAAGTGGTGCTATACAAGAGGCGGCTGGCTGACAATGTCTtgctatttttaagatttgcTTTGTTTTCCAACGTCTtgaatttttggaaatttcTTCAACTGCCCCATGACGCCGTAGTCTTTGCCACCGTTGGTCTTAGTTTTCTTGttgtgctgctgctgttgttgttgttgtcgttgcGGTCGCATTACATAAGCGATAATTTACCTGTTTCCAGTTGGATGTCTCGTCGGCATTGTTGGTGTCGCACTCAGCTTGAGCTTCAGCTGCGGGCCTTAGCATTTGACATAATTCCAAAGCCTCATTTCAAGTAGCGGGGATCAACGATCAGCGATCTGCGATCAGCGATCAGTGATCAGCAGTGGGGCTTCCGGATTTACAAAACCCAGCCCGTTCCGCCGCTAGGAAGTGTTCAATTTTCTCACACAGCCGGTGCTGCGTGCGGTGattcatatttaaatgtatGCATATGTGCCTGGCAAGCCTAACAGGATTTGCCACTTGCCGGTTTTATAACCCAGCTATAACAGAGCTCCTCGCTCGGATGGGCTTCCGGATCTGCTGGGTTATGGCTCTGTTATGGCTTacataatattcataatagtAAGGGTAAGGGTTAGGGTTTAGGGTAAGGGTAGCATTCTGCAGTTGGGTAATACTGCTCCGATTTCGCAATCTCAATCGTCAACTATTACCAATCTGATCCACTTGCGCTTATCCATCCATTCACACATTCACAGCTGGAAAGGAACCACGCGAGGTGCAAATCTGGGTCGCAAATGCGCAgaattccagtttcctttcgATGGCCATAAAAGGTCAGCAAATGTACAGGTGAGTCGAAACGAGACGCAAACGCAACCGCAACGATCCATCAATCGAGGCAGTCGCCAATCTATCCATCCAATCTTTATCGTTTCTGGGCAAGATTGAACTACCCGCTGAAAATGCGGCAGTGGCATCACATGTGCAGCTCATGGAATGGCAAGACGGGCGAGTGGCAGGCATGGCTGAAGGCAGAACGCATTGGGCGTGGCTTCCACAACTCGGTGAGTATGAATGGACTCCAATTACGCTGCCAATTGCGAAAATGccaaatacatacatatatgtaacAGCGGTCGGTCGCGTCCCATAGGGAAGAGCTCTGCCGCCACGCGCACAGTGTACACATCGAAAGGCTGTGCTGTGCAAATTACTCATAAAAATGAAAGATTGTATGGTGTGCCGACCGCTGAAACGACCCAATTTTCACTTTCGCATGCTGTAATCGCCACTTTAATCTCTGCAGTTAGTGGGTCATAAAATCCCAGCGAACGGAAAGCTGCGCTCCGGTGGAAGTTCGGTCACCGGCGAGGTGAGCCACGGCCTGCACTTCGAGATGACGCTGGTTCAGGTCTACCGGGTGGCACTCAGTGCCGGCAAGGCGCATCGCGACCACAAGCACCACCATGTCCACCACTTCGACCACGAGGGCCAAGAGCTCTCCAGTACCACTCGTGCCCCACCCTCGGTGAGTGTATAGTCAAAGATTTATGTTCTTCCAGTAGGACCCGGCCTTGTAACACTCCTGCTCTCCTCAGATCAATCGTCCCCAGCCCATGCACACGCTACTGGCCAGTGGACAGATCCCCACTAGGGTGCGCATCAACTTGGCCAATCCACCACCACCGCCGCCGTCGGCAAATGGAGCTGCCGCTCCCGCTCCTGCTGCACCCACTGATCCCGCCCAGCAGGGCATCACCATCAATACGAACTTCGTCAATGGACAGATCAACGCGGGATCGCGACTGGTTGCCCAGCAGCTCCTGGGACTCTCGCCGGGTGGCCAACTGCAAGCCAATCGCTTCCAGATGCTGAGCAACTCGGCCAACGTGAAGTTTATCGACGAAACGGAAACCCACATCCAGTTCAAGCGGGAGACTGAAACCTCCAAGAAGCTACAGAAGCGCGGCCTGGTTTTGCTGGACGATGGATCCGTGGTGGACGACGGATCCGGAACAGATTCCAGTCTAATCTACAATGGACTCGCCGACTTCGGCGGCCAGCAGTTCAAACAGGACCTGACGCTCAAGATGAGCCTGGAGGAGGAGATCAGCACGCACGACCGGGAGCCCGCCGAGGAGGAGGTGAAGGCGGTGATGGCCATCTGCAGTAGTTGCCAGACGGAGCCCTTCCAGGGCGCCATTGTATTCGCGTGGAAGGATGTGCGCGAGCACATGAACAACGCCCTCAAGGGCCTCAGTGTGGGTCCGTGCGGCAACTTCTAGTTGTCCAAGGACCGTGTCCAAGGACCCAAGCTTGAGCTTTCCCATTCCCCATCTTCCTtgtctgtttttttttgtttgtttctatATGGTGTGGGCACCTCCAGTCCCACATGTCCATGTGGGAGTCAACGCTTTACACTGGCGCCACCAGGGCCCTCCCAACAATCCTTGACTCGCTCATGGACACCCAACCACTTTCCCATCCACATTTTCAATCCCTATCCCAATTCCACACCCTAGCAATTACGCGGTGATATTGAATAAAGGACTATTTAAATCAAAACTCACCTTTGACTTGTGGATGTGCTGGTGCTTGTAGTCCGAGTCGAACTCCG harbors:
- the b6 gene encoding uncharacterized protein b6; translation: MAPSLSLIFVSVVLLNAVASFAWKPIAGSPSGISSSGSSASYSLKQSHPGSASSSHEMSTSFSQFTPASEKEAIDVDEDDLLLGRAAIVNGVDAGASVASQHASGLSFPDHVEDQYESYSIEDETPKEPLTFTRTPLYGADRCSVKKFAFNQDGEVEYTNRMPELDQFTLCFWMRFTNHSGDHVLLTYEAGKEPREVQIWVANAQNSSFLSMAIKGQQMYRLNYPLKMRQWHHMCSSWNGKTGEWQAWLKAERIGRGFHNSLVGHKIPANGKLRSGGSSVTGEVSHGLHFEMTLVQVYRVALSAGKAHRDHKHHHVHHFDHEGQELSSTTRAPPSINRPQPMHTLLASGQIPTRVRINLANPPPPPPSANGAAAPAPAAPTDPAQQGITINTNFVNGQINAGSRLVAQQLLGLSPGGQLQANRFQMLSNSANVKFIDETETHIQFKRETETSKKLQKRGLVLLDDGSVVDDGSGTDSSLIYNGLADFGGQQFKQDLTLKMSLEEEISTHDREPAEEEVKAVMAICSSCQTEPFQGAIVFAWKDVREHMNNALKGLSVGPCGNF